The following are encoded in a window of Candidatus Woesearchaeota archaeon genomic DNA:
- a CDS encoding metallophosphoesterase, whose product MSETENSQDEVIRKEYEFKKQVSSFFMSKGYLISPGFLDNLPTGFDCEFFLKLLEKHLGNNITVLTKDILNSIILNEKMPDINWKEFEKARVAQEKGRDNKVYDTFLNIINYKQNNGNISNDLIKLVKAEEPENDLTFPEDEMGSNVVIVKSYAENSQKREVQDFVSYFRKRYDALKKILQTRMELENAISISRLKNVENESVALIGMINGRRITKNGNLIFEIEDLTGKVNVLVNKNRKDLFEKAEYVVLDEVVGVKGKQGKGMVFVDELIFPDVPLTKEYRKASEEVYAAFTADFHTGSMMYLKEDVEKFLKWVNCEIGSDEQKRVAKNLKYLFIVGDVVDGVGVYPNQENDLMIQDIYEQYKEFVEVIKKIPSYINVIISPGNHDSTRISEPQPALHKEFVSELYDLPNVKLVSNPSIVNIHSSKSFPGFDVLVYHGSSFIYYGDQIDKIRSQGGTKRTDLIMKLLLQKRHLAPTHTSTLYIPFTEEDPLVIERVPDFFITGHLHRTVATTYNNITLIGCSCWQGRTENMEKLGIYPDPSRLTVVNLNTREMKMLNFK is encoded by the coding sequence ATGAGTGAAACTGAAAACTCTCAGGATGAGGTAATTAGAAAGGAGTATGAATTTAAAAAACAGGTTTCCAGTTTCTTTATGTCTAAAGGCTATTTAATTAGTCCCGGTTTTTTGGATAATTTACCTACTGGTTTTGATTGTGAATTTTTTTTGAAACTTCTTGAAAAACATCTTGGTAATAATATAACGGTTTTAACAAAGGATATTCTTAATTCAATTATTTTAAATGAAAAAATGCCTGATATTAATTGGAAAGAGTTTGAGAAAGCGAGAGTTGCTCAAGAGAAAGGAAGGGACAATAAAGTCTATGACACTTTTTTGAATATTATTAATTATAAACAAAATAATGGAAATATTTCTAATGATTTGATTAAGTTGGTCAAGGCTGAAGAGCCAGAAAATGATTTAACTTTTCCAGAAGATGAAATGGGATCTAATGTTGTGATTGTGAAATCTTATGCTGAAAATTCTCAGAAAAGAGAGGTTCAAGATTTTGTTTCTTATTTTAGAAAAAGATATGATGCACTTAAAAAAATATTGCAAACTAGAATGGAATTAGAAAATGCTATTTCAATAAGTAGATTAAAAAATGTTGAAAATGAAAGTGTTGCTCTGATAGGGATGATAAATGGGAGAAGAATTACTAAAAATGGAAATTTAATTTTTGAAATAGAAGATTTGACGGGAAAGGTTAATGTTCTGGTTAATAAAAATAGAAAAGATCTTTTTGAAAAAGCAGAGTATGTTGTTTTGGATGAAGTTGTGGGTGTGAAGGGAAAACAAGGGAAAGGAATGGTTTTTGTTGATGAATTAATATTCCCTGATGTGCCTTTGACTAAAGAGTATAGGAAAGCTTCTGAAGAGGTTTATGCTGCATTTACAGCAGATTTTCATACGGGTTCTATGATGTATTTGAAAGAAGATGTTGAGAAATTTTTGAAGTGGGTAAATTGTGAAATTGGAAGTGATGAGCAAAAAAGGGTTGCGAAAAATTTAAAGTATTTGTTTATCGTTGGTGATGTTGTTGATGGTGTCGGAGTGTATCCTAATCAAGAAAATGATTTAATGATACAAGATATATATGAACAATATAAAGAGTTTGTTGAGGTTATAAAAAAAATACCTAGTTATATTAATGTGATAATCTCTCCAGGAAACCATGATTCTACAAGAATTTCTGAACCGCAACCTGCATTGCATAAAGAGTTTGTTTCTGAGTTATATGATTTACCTAATGTAAAATTAGTAAGCAACCCATCAATTGTAAATATTCATTCTTCAAAATCTTTTCCTGGATTTGATGTTTTAGTTTATCATGGTTCGAGTTTTATTTATTATGGGGATCAAATAGATAAAATAAGATCCCAGGGCGGAACTAAAAGAACAGATTTAATTATGAAATTATTATTGCAAAAAAGACATTTAGCACCCACACACACTTCAACGTTGTATATTCCTTTTACTGAGGAAGATCCTCTTGTTATTGAGAGAGTTCCCGATTTTTTTATTACTGGACATTTGCATAGAACTGTTGCAACTACATATAATAATATTACATTGATAGGTTGTAGTTGTTGGCAAGGAAGGACAGAGAATATGGAAAAGTTAGGAATATATCCCGATCCTTCAAGATTGACTGTTGTAAATTTAAATACGCGAGAGATGAAGATGTTGAACTTCAAATAA